A region from the Campylobacter concisus genome encodes:
- a CDS encoding putative transporter: MFSSFFKDKKWALWAYGGAIFIILLLVYQTHLNVRINEWYKNFYDIVQNSKDHKVDEFWREILNFIKIAMPYVVTYTVISFFASHWVFRWREAMTFKYLKFWRNCQNDIEGSSQRIQEDVYRFAKIMESLGVQVLKAFMTLIAFIPVLWELSKSVSLPYIKDINGSLVYIALLISIGGLIVSWFVGIKLPHLEYNNQKAEAAFRKELVYGEDDKVKFCQPNVMLELFTGVKLNYYKLFLHYGYFNLWLISFSQILVIVPYIIMGNGLFSGVITLGVLIQASNAFSQVRESFSVFIDNWTIITELRSVNKRLREFERNIDYKA, from the coding sequence ATGTTTTCATCATTTTTTAAAGATAAAAAATGGGCGCTTTGGGCTTACGGCGGAGCGATCTTTATCATCTTACTACTTGTCTATCAAACGCATCTAAACGTCCGCATCAACGAGTGGTATAAAAATTTCTACGACATCGTGCAAAACTCAAAGGATCACAAAGTAGATGAGTTTTGGCGCGAGATATTAAATTTCATAAAGATCGCCATGCCATACGTCGTAACCTACACGGTGATATCGTTCTTTGCGAGCCACTGGGTCTTTCGCTGGAGGGAGGCGATGACCTTTAAATACCTCAAATTTTGGCGAAACTGCCAAAATGACATCGAGGGCAGCTCACAGCGTATCCAAGAGGATGTTTATCGCTTTGCTAAGATCATGGAGAGCCTTGGTGTGCAGGTTTTAAAGGCATTTATGACACTCATCGCCTTTATACCGGTGCTTTGGGAGCTAAGCAAAAGCGTGAGCCTGCCTTACATAAAAGATATCAATGGCTCGCTAGTTTATATCGCGCTGTTAATTAGCATCGGAGGCCTCATCGTATCGTGGTTTGTAGGCATAAAGCTGCCACATCTTGAGTATAACAACCAAAAAGCAGAGGCGGCCTTTAGAAAAGAGCTAGTTTACGGCGAGGACGACAAGGTCAAATTTTGCCAGCCAAACGTCATGCTAGAGCTTTTTACGGGGGTCAAGCTAAACTACTACAAGCTATTTTTGCACTACGGCTACTTCAATCTTTGGCTCATCTCGTTTTCGCAAATTCTTGTCATCGTGCCTTACATCATCATGGGTAATGGCCTATTTAGCGGTGTCATCACGCTTGGTGTTTTGATCCAAGCTAGCAACGCTTTCTCGCAGGTCAGAGAGAGTTTTAGCGTCTTTATCGATAACTGGACGATAATAACGGAGCTAAGGTCGGTTAATAAGCGTTTGAGAGAATTTGAGAGAAATATAGACTATAAAGCGTAG